The Rubrobacter calidifluminis genome contains a region encoding:
- a CDS encoding FAD binding domain-containing protein: MEFLQPATWHEALEARAEHPEARPIFGGTDVMVELNFDRDRPGALLDLTRVPELSEWGEEDGMVRIGAGVSYARIIEEVGGRLPALAMASRTVGSPQIRNRGTVGGNLGTSSPAGDSLPPLYAAGAEVEVCSVRGVRRVSVEEFVRGPKRNALAGDELISAVVVPVARGPEQFSKIGTRNAMVIAVCSLAVSLDVERRKVRACIGSAGPTPIRAREAEGFIEGVLDEEGLWESRGEIGEETLGRFAELVREAARPIDDVRSTAEYRRHAVGVLARRELVWVWQEYRGGEAR, encoded by the coding sequence TTGGAGTTTCTGCAACCGGCTACCTGGCACGAGGCTCTGGAGGCCAGGGCTGAACACCCCGAGGCGAGGCCCATCTTCGGTGGCACGGACGTGATGGTCGAGCTCAACTTCGACCGGGACCGGCCCGGGGCGCTCCTGGATCTCACGCGCGTACCGGAGCTTTCTGAGTGGGGTGAGGAGGATGGCATGGTGAGGATCGGGGCGGGGGTCAGCTACGCCCGGATCATAGAGGAGGTGGGGGGCAGGCTCCCCGCCCTGGCCATGGCTTCCAGGACGGTCGGCTCGCCCCAGATCCGCAACCGGGGCACCGTCGGGGGGAACCTGGGGACGTCTTCTCCGGCGGGCGACTCTCTGCCGCCGCTGTATGCGGCCGGTGCGGAGGTGGAAGTCTGCTCGGTGAGGGGGGTGCGGCGGGTTTCGGTCGAGGAGTTCGTGAGGGGCCCCAAGCGCAACGCGCTCGCGGGGGACGAGCTGATCTCTGCGGTCGTGGTCCCGGTGGCCCGGGGGCCGGAGCAGTTCTCCAAGATCGGGACGAGGAACGCGATGGTCATCGCGGTCTGCTCGCTCGCCGTCTCGCTCGACGTGGAGCGCAGGAAGGTGCGGGCGTGCATCGGCTCTGCGGGCCCCACCCCCATCCGGGCACGCGAAGCCGAGGGCTTCATCGAGGGGGTGCTCGACGAGGAAGGACTCTGGGAGAGCCGGGGCGAGATAGGGGAGGAGACACTCGGCCGGTTCGCGGAGCTCGTGCGAGAAGCGGCGCGGCCCATAGACGACGTCCGCTCGACGGCGGAGTACCGCCGGCACGCGGTCGGGGTTCTGGCCCGCAGGGAGCTAGTGTGGGTCTGGCAGGAGTACCGGGGAGGTGAGGCCAGGTGA
- a CDS encoding (2Fe-2S)-binding protein, producing the protein MRLRLEVNGEVREVEGVWEGESLLYVLRERLGLYGSKNACEQGECGSCSVYLDGVLVCSCLVAAGQAEGREVVTVEGLAEGEGLHPVQEAFVEAGAVQCGFCTPGFVVATHDLLSRNPEPTDAEIREALAGNLCRCTGYEKILDAVHRAAERVRV; encoded by the coding sequence GTGAGGCTGCGTCTGGAGGTCAACGGGGAGGTGCGCGAGGTCGAGGGCGTCTGGGAGGGGGAGAGCCTTCTGTACGTCCTGCGCGAGCGCCTCGGGCTCTACGGTTCCAAGAACGCCTGCGAGCAGGGCGAGTGCGGCTCGTGCTCGGTCTACCTCGACGGGGTGCTGGTGTGCTCGTGCCTGGTCGCTGCCGGTCAGGCCGAAGGCAGGGAGGTCGTCACCGTCGAGGGGCTCGCGGAGGGGGAGGGGCTGCACCCCGTGCAGGAAGCCTTCGTCGAGGCCGGGGCGGTACAGTGCGGGTTCTGCACGCCCGGGTTCGTCGTGGCCACCCACGACCTGCTCTCGCGCAACCCCGAGCCCACGGATGCCGAGATCCGGGAGGCCCTGGCGGGCAACCTCTGCCGCTGCACCGGCTACGAGAAGATCCTCGACGC